Genomic window (Chlamydiales bacterium STE3):
ATTTGGCGTGTCGAGGCGATGTTTAAGCCGAGGCGATAGAGCGTTGTAATTAATAAAAGTGAGGGGAAAATAGAGAGATGGATTGCACTTGGAATATAAAGAGCCACCATCAGTAATGCAACAGAAATGCTCAGATTAAGCGCGATTAAATAGTCGATAACATGAGGATTGAGGGGGATAATAATCATCGCTAAGATCGCAATGATTAAGACAGCTAAAGCGACATCGGAAGAGCGCGAAATATTCTCTAAAGATCTCTCTCCACCTAATCTGACTGTAATGCCGTCAAGGATTTTTTTGAGGAATTTAATCATTGTTTATATTGCTCCGAAAACATTATTCGTCATTTTTTTCTGAATAGTCATAAGGTTCATCAGATTGCAGAGAAGCAATCCAGCGCAGAATTTCTGCAACAGCTTCGTAGCTATCTTCAGGGATAAATTCATAAAGTTCTCCCTGGTCCCATAATTTATGGGCTAATTTTATATTTCTTACCACAGGAATTCCAAATTCATCCGCCATCTTGATCATTCGTTCAGCAAGAGCATCCTGTCCCATAGCTAAAATGTAGGGGGCAGCATCTATTCCTTTTGCATACCCAATGGCTATGGCTAAGTGGGTCGGATTTGTAACAACAGCGGAAGCTTTTTTTAAACCCCCAGCAGGTCCCTGTTCATAAGCCATCTCCTGGGCAATTTGCCGCCTTTTCCCCTTGATTTGTGGATCTCCTTCCGTATTCTTATATTCCTGTTTAACTTCAAATTTTTCCATCATCATTTCTTTAGAAAAGGACATTTTTTGATAAGCAAAGTCCAGCACTGCAACAACAAGAAAGAAAAGCCCAACTTTAATAACCACTTCTAATAAAAACTTATAAAAAATTAACAAAGCAGAAGCCATAGGCATGGAAACTGCAGTGATGAGTACGGGAATACTGCTATACATCACACCATAAATCAGATAGGCAGCAACAAAAACTTTTAAAAGCGATTTAACCAATTCAACAAGTGTCTTTAATTTAAATTTAGCTTTTAAATT
Coding sequences:
- a CDS encoding Flagellar biosynthetic protein FlhB (Product derived from UniProtKB/Swiss-Prot:P35538;Gene name derived from UniProtKB/Swiss-Prot:P35538); this translates as MGEKTEKATPKKLRDARKKGQVAKSQDLPAAFTFIVSIWVILGLSTTLYHYLGDFIVTVFKKIPEGNIGITIGALFYESFRIIFLASMPALLIVSAIGVIVNFLAVGPVFSTEVFKFDIKKFNPVENLKAKFKLKTLVELVKSLLKVFVAAYLIYGVMYSSIPVLITAVSMPMASALLIFYKFLLEVVIKVGLFFLVVAVLDFAYQKMSFSKEMMMEKFEVKQEYKNTEGDPQIKGKRRQIAQEMAYEQGPAGGLKKASAVVTNPTHLAIAIGYAKGIDAAPYILAMGQDALAERMIKMADEFGIPVVRNIKLAHKLWDQGELYEFIPEDSYEAVAEILRWIASLQSDEPYDYSEKNDE